A stretch of the Nitratireductor thuwali genome encodes the following:
- a CDS encoding dihydrolipoyl dehydrogenase family protein, which translates to MAKRYDLVIIGTGTAATVAAMRVRGAGRSVAVVDFRPFGGTCPLRGCDPKKMLVAGAMAADHAVRMHGKGVAGDTRIDWPDLIAFKRSFTDPVPGNREEAFADKGIDTFHGQARFTGRNMLEVDGEALQADHILIASGAEPMKLGIPGEEHLIDNERFLELEALPRRIALVGGGYIAAEFSHIAARAGAQVTVLQRGKRMLKHFEPELVDWLMEKFETFGIDVRTGTVVEAIEKEADGYRVKASSDGRRIDVEADLVVHAAGRVPALGSLDPDAANVAVKDGRLQLNEYLQSVSNPAVYAAGDAAQMGPPLTPVSSHDAKVVAANLLEGNRHKPDYSGVPSVAFTIPPIAAVGLSEAEARRKGLKIRVKAQKASDWFTARQAAEPTYGFKVIADEGTDHILGAHLVGPHADEVINVFALAIRHGLTAEQLKATMFAYPTGASDMSYMV; encoded by the coding sequence ATGGCCAAGCGATACGACCTCGTCATTATCGGCACCGGAACGGCGGCGACGGTCGCGGCGATGCGCGTGCGCGGCGCTGGCCGGAGCGTCGCCGTCGTCGATTTCCGCCCCTTTGGCGGCACATGCCCGCTACGCGGCTGCGATCCGAAGAAGATGCTGGTAGCCGGCGCCATGGCGGCCGACCACGCCGTTCGTATGCACGGCAAGGGCGTTGCCGGCGACACGCGCATCGACTGGCCGGATCTGATCGCCTTCAAGCGCAGCTTCACGGACCCGGTGCCGGGGAACCGCGAAGAGGCGTTTGCCGACAAGGGCATCGACACCTTTCACGGGCAAGCGCGCTTCACCGGCCGCAATATGCTGGAGGTCGACGGCGAGGCACTCCAAGCCGATCACATCCTGATCGCCTCGGGCGCCGAGCCCATGAAGCTCGGCATTCCGGGCGAGGAGCATCTGATCGACAATGAACGGTTCCTCGAGCTGGAAGCCCTTCCCCGCCGGATCGCGCTGGTCGGCGGCGGCTATATCGCCGCCGAGTTCTCGCATATAGCGGCGCGCGCGGGTGCACAGGTGACGGTCCTGCAGCGCGGAAAGCGCATGCTCAAGCATTTCGAGCCGGAACTGGTCGACTGGCTCATGGAAAAGTTCGAGACGTTTGGAATCGATGTGCGCACCGGCACGGTCGTCGAAGCGATCGAAAAGGAAGCGGACGGATACCGGGTGAAAGCCTCGTCCGACGGGCGACGGATTGACGTCGAGGCGGACTTGGTCGTGCATGCGGCGGGCCGGGTGCCGGCTCTCGGCAGCCTCGATCCGGACGCCGCGAACGTCGCGGTGAAGGATGGCCGCTTGCAGCTCAACGAATATCTGCAGAGCGTTTCGAACCCGGCGGTCTATGCGGCAGGCGATGCCGCGCAGATGGGGCCGCCGCTGACGCCGGTGTCGAGCCACGACGCGAAGGTGGTGGCGGCCAACCTTCTGGAAGGCAACCGCCACAAGCCGGACTATAGCGGCGTACCGAGCGTGGCTTTTACGATCCCGCCCATCGCGGCTGTGGGGCTGAGCGAAGCCGAAGCGCGCCGGAAAGGGCTCAAAATCCGCGTGAAAGCGCAAAAGGCGTCCGACTGGTTCACGGCGCGCCAGGCGGCCGAACCCACCTACGGGTTCAAGGTGATTGCCGATGAGGGGACGGATCACATCCTCGGCGCCCACCTGGTCGGACCGCATGCCGACGAGGTGATCAATGTTTTTGCCCTGGCGATCCGCCACGGTCTCACGGCGGAGCAGTTGAAGGCGACCATGTTCGCCTATCCCACCGGCGCCTCGGACATGAGCTATATGGTGTGA
- a CDS encoding TVP38/TMEM64 family protein, with protein sequence MNGQRPPAQDRRDGSPWLKIAIGIAIVLALAGLYWWLWRSGALEILGDEQALRGQVRRFGMWGPLAVIVMVAGAIVLSPIPSGPIAMVAGAVYGPVLGTIYVVAGAVAGAIAAFWIARIFGYEVVRRWSRVEPLLDQLRKDRSQNWLMAAVFASRLVPISFDAISYAAGLTPLAFWRFAIATLVGVIPISFLLAYFGEEFITADPARMMIIALIVGGITLVPVGLKLLWDRYRTR encoded by the coding sequence ATGAACGGGCAGAGACCACCGGCGCAGGATCGCCGGGACGGATCGCCGTGGCTCAAGATCGCGATCGGGATCGCAATCGTTCTCGCATTGGCAGGGCTGTACTGGTGGCTCTGGCGGTCCGGCGCGCTGGAGATTCTCGGCGACGAGCAGGCGCTGCGGGGGCAGGTCCGGCGGTTCGGCATGTGGGGACCGCTGGCGGTCATCGTGATGGTCGCCGGGGCAATCGTCCTGAGTCCGATCCCCAGCGGCCCCATCGCGATGGTGGCCGGCGCCGTCTACGGGCCCGTGCTGGGCACGATCTACGTCGTGGCGGGCGCAGTGGCAGGGGCCATCGCCGCCTTCTGGATCGCCCGGATCTTCGGTTATGAAGTCGTGCGACGCTGGTCGAGGGTCGAACCGCTCCTCGACCAGCTCCGCAAGGACCGGTCGCAGAACTGGCTGATGGCGGCCGTCTTCGCTTCCCGGCTCGTTCCCATTTCCTTCGATGCCATCAGCTATGCAGCGGGGCTGACGCCGCTCGCCTTCTGGCGGTTTGCGATCGCGACGCTCGTCGGGGTCATCCCGATCAGCTTTCTGCTCGCCTATTTCGGTGAGGAGTTCATCACCGCCGATCCGGCGCGCATGATGATCATCGCTCTCATCGTCGGCGGCATCACGCTCGTGCCCGTCGGACTCAAGCTCCTGTGGGACCGGTATCGAACCCGCTAG
- a CDS encoding bifunctional sugar phosphate isomerase/epimerase/4-hydroxyphenylpyruvate dioxygenase family protein encodes MKTSIATVSISGDLREKLAAIAAAGFDGVEIFENDFLAFDGSPADVGKMVRDQGLEITLFQPFRDFEGMPEPQRSRTFDRAERKFDLMAQLGTDLMLVCSNVSPLALGGIDRAAADFRELGERAAKRGLRVGFEALAWGKHVSDHRDAWEIVRRADHPSIGLILDSFHTLARQIDPDTIRSIPGDKIFMVQLADAPKIEMDLLYWSRHFRNMPGEGDLPVTAFMRAVAATGYSGMLSLEIFNDQFRGGSPKTVAVDGHRSLIYLMDRVKRREPGIAVSVPDMPDRIAAHGVEFVEFTADEEGAAQLAVLLKAMGFREAGRHKSKKVALFRQGGINLVINTEREGFARSAYLVHGTSAYALGLKVDDVGPTVARARALGAETFEQAPGPGELTVPAIRGVGGGIIYFIDGQSNLGKIWEIEFDPVGVEPDGMAVGLTAVDHVAQTVAYEEMLSWVLFYTSIFRTEKKPMVDIVDSAGLVRSQAVANEDGTLRLTLNGAENRRTLAGHFIAESFGSGIQHLAFATSDIFATAAALRQSGLEPLEISRNYYDDLEARFGLEPHLADRLRAENILYDRDGAGEYFQIYSPTFGEGFFFEIVERRGGYNGYGGPNAPFRIAAQKRRMRPEGMPKV; translated from the coding sequence ATGAAGACTTCCATCGCGACGGTATCGATCAGCGGAGATCTGCGGGAGAAGCTTGCAGCCATCGCGGCCGCCGGTTTCGACGGGGTCGAAATATTCGAGAACGATTTTCTCGCCTTCGACGGTTCACCCGCCGACGTCGGCAAAATGGTGCGCGACCAGGGGCTGGAGATCACGCTCTTCCAGCCCTTCCGCGATTTCGAGGGCATGCCGGAGCCGCAGCGCAGCCGCACCTTCGACCGGGCGGAGCGCAAGTTCGACCTGATGGCCCAACTCGGCACGGACCTGATGCTCGTCTGTTCCAACGTCTCGCCACTGGCGCTCGGCGGCATCGACCGTGCGGCAGCCGATTTCCGCGAGCTGGGGGAACGGGCGGCCAAGCGCGGCCTGCGCGTCGGTTTCGAGGCGCTCGCCTGGGGCAAGCATGTCAGCGACCACCGCGACGCGTGGGAGATCGTGCGCCGCGCCGATCATCCCAGCATCGGGTTGATCCTCGATTCCTTCCACACGCTTGCCCGCCAGATCGACCCCGACACGATCCGCTCCATTCCCGGCGACAAGATATTCATGGTCCAACTCGCCGACGCGCCGAAAATCGAGATGGACCTGCTGTACTGGAGCCGGCATTTCCGCAACATGCCGGGCGAGGGCGACCTGCCGGTGACCGCCTTCATGCGCGCAGTGGCCGCGACCGGCTACTCGGGCATGCTGTCGCTCGAGATATTCAACGACCAGTTCCGCGGCGGCTCGCCGAAGACGGTGGCCGTCGACGGCCATCGCTCGCTGATCTATCTGATGGACCGGGTGAAGCGCCGCGAGCCAGGCATCGCCGTCAGCGTGCCCGACATGCCGGACCGGATCGCGGCGCACGGCGTGGAGTTCGTGGAATTCACCGCGGACGAGGAAGGGGCCGCTCAGCTTGCCGTTCTGCTGAAGGCGATGGGCTTTCGCGAGGCCGGCCGCCATAAGTCGAAGAAGGTGGCGCTGTTCAGGCAAGGCGGCATCAATCTCGTTATCAACACCGAGAGGGAAGGCTTCGCACGTTCCGCCTATCTCGTCCACGGCACATCGGCCTATGCGCTCGGCCTGAAGGTCGACGATGTCGGGCCCACGGTCGCGCGGGCGCGGGCACTGGGCGCGGAGACATTCGAACAAGCGCCGGGACCCGGAGAGCTCACCGTCCCGGCCATCCGCGGGGTCGGCGGCGGCATCATCTATTTCATCGACGGCCAATCGAACCTCGGCAAGATTTGGGAGATCGAGTTCGATCCGGTCGGGGTGGAACCTGACGGCATGGCGGTCGGGCTTACGGCAGTCGACCATGTTGCCCAGACGGTCGCTTACGAGGAGATGCTGAGCTGGGTTCTCTTCTACACGTCCATTTTCCGCACCGAAAAGAAACCGATGGTCGACATCGTCGATTCGGCGGGTCTTGTGCGCAGCCAAGCAGTTGCAAATGAGGACGGCACGCTGAGGCTGACGCTGAACGGGGCGGAGAACCGGCGCACGCTGGCCGGCCATTTCATCGCCGAGAGCTTCGGGTCGGGCATTCAGCATCTGGCCTTCGCCACGAGCGACATCTTCGCGACCGCCGCCGCGCTGAGGCAGAGCGGTCTTGAGCCGCTGGAGATCTCCCGCAACTACTATGACGATCTCGAGGCGCGCTTCGGGCTCGAGCCGCATCTGGCCGACCGGTTGCGCGCGGAGAATATTCTCTACGATCGGGACGGCGCGGGCGAATATTTCCAGATCTACAGCCCGACATTCGGCGAGGGCTTCTTTTTCGAGATCGTCGAGCGCCGCGGCGGCTACAACGGCTATGGCGGCCCCAACGCGCCATTCCGCATTGCCGCACAAAAGCGCCGCATGCGGCCTGAGGGAATGCCGAAGGTCTAG
- a CDS encoding tripartite tricarboxylate transporter TctB family protein, whose protein sequence is MPPKPDLRPGEAIFALLVTIFGLAAFWQAYGISGFSGLATPGVFPLLAAGTMVMAGLFILADAIRRHGPRAGGAAAPVRFLREVMPVRHVIVIGLVLVYLVLLPALGFVVGSGLFLFAAFQYLWRKNLLVTAALTIGALGGIHFVFRTVFQVVLPQGSLFGGLI, encoded by the coding sequence ATGCCACCCAAACCTGACCTCAGGCCCGGAGAAGCAATCTTCGCGCTGCTCGTTACGATCTTCGGCCTTGCCGCTTTCTGGCAGGCCTACGGGATTTCGGGGTTCAGCGGCCTGGCCACGCCGGGCGTCTTTCCCCTGCTTGCAGCCGGCACGATGGTGATGGCGGGCCTTTTCATCCTTGCAGATGCAATCCGCCGGCATGGACCTCGCGCCGGCGGCGCGGCCGCTCCGGTGCGCTTCCTGCGCGAGGTGATGCCCGTGCGCCACGTCATCGTGATCGGGCTTGTCCTCGTCTACCTGGTGCTGCTACCAGCGCTCGGTTTCGTCGTCGGTTCCGGGCTGTTCCTCTTCGCCGCCTTTCAGTATCTCTGGCGCAAGAACCTGCTCGTGACCGCCGCCCTTACGATCGGCGCGCTGGGCGGAATCCATTTCGTCTTCCGGACGGTGTTCCAGGTCGTGCTGCCCCAGGGCTCGCTTTTCGGGGGACTGATCTGA
- a CDS encoding tripartite tricarboxylate transporter permease, protein MPEALGNFAIVWLDPWLLFLTAAGTLAGIYVGAIPGLSVTMAASILISFTFKWPVNDALALIAGVFVGGVYGGSRTAILLNIPGAPSAIATALEGYPMAKRGEAGEAIGLTTVMSVFGGFVGILALATIAPAISSFALKFQSRDYLLLGLIGILLVGTLSGESFAKGVFAGALGVLIGMVGLDPMTAEGRFTFGTITLMGGIPYVAAMIGFFGVAEALVQLHTLDVPAIKQKIDRIVPRFSDIKRYFWLAIRASGIGTIIGALPGTGGDIAALLAYDHAKRTTKNPKVPFGEGAKEGLVAPETANNAAVGGAFIPMLTLGIPGDAVTAVIIGALFIHGLKPGPLLLTETPHLFWFMVGSLTLANLFLLVFGLTGIKVFTKIVECPKAILIPLIIVLSAVGTYAIQNNPVDIYWMLLFGVVGYFMKTYGFPVGPVILGVILGPMMDANYRRAMIGARGDVGTFLWDFLSHPISLVLTVAFLTMLVSQTPLWRFARSRLRHQNA, encoded by the coding sequence ATGCCCGAGGCGCTCGGAAATTTCGCGATCGTATGGCTCGACCCCTGGCTGCTGTTCCTGACGGCGGCGGGGACGCTGGCCGGCATCTATGTGGGGGCCATACCCGGCCTTTCGGTGACGATGGCCGCCTCGATCCTGATCTCCTTCACCTTCAAATGGCCGGTCAACGACGCGCTGGCACTGATTGCCGGGGTCTTCGTCGGCGGGGTCTATGGCGGATCGCGCACCGCCATCCTGCTCAACATACCCGGCGCGCCGAGCGCCATCGCCACGGCGCTCGAAGGCTATCCCATGGCCAAACGCGGCGAGGCCGGCGAAGCGATCGGCCTGACGACGGTGATGTCGGTGTTCGGCGGATTTGTCGGCATATTGGCGCTGGCCACCATAGCCCCGGCGATCTCCAGCTTCGCCCTCAAGTTCCAGTCGCGCGACTACCTGCTGCTCGGCCTGATCGGCATTCTTCTGGTGGGAACCCTCTCCGGCGAGAGCTTCGCAAAGGGGGTGTTCGCCGGCGCCCTTGGCGTCCTTATCGGCATGGTCGGGCTCGACCCGATGACGGCGGAAGGCCGCTTCACTTTCGGCACGATCACGCTCATGGGCGGCATCCCCTATGTCGCCGCGATGATCGGCTTCTTCGGCGTCGCCGAGGCGCTGGTCCAGCTTCACACGCTCGACGTGCCGGCAATCAAGCAGAAGATCGACCGGATCGTGCCGCGCTTCTCCGACATCAAGCGGTATTTCTGGCTGGCGATTCGGGCCTCCGGCATCGGCACGATCATCGGCGCCCTGCCGGGCACCGGGGGCGATATCGCGGCCCTGCTCGCCTACGACCATGCCAAGCGGACGACGAAGAACCCAAAGGTACCGTTCGGCGAAGGCGCCAAGGAGGGCCTGGTGGCGCCGGAGACGGCGAACAACGCGGCCGTGGGCGGCGCTTTCATCCCAATGCTGACGCTCGGAATCCCCGGCGACGCCGTGACAGCCGTCATCATAGGAGCGCTGTTCATCCACGGGCTCAAGCCCGGACCGCTGCTTCTGACGGAAACGCCCCATCTGTTCTGGTTCATGGTGGGGAGCCTGACGCTCGCCAATCTGTTCCTGCTGGTATTCGGCCTGACCGGCATCAAGGTGTTCACCAAGATCGTGGAATGCCCGAAGGCCATCCTTATCCCGCTGATCATCGTCCTGTCGGCGGTCGGCACCTATGCAATCCAGAACAACCCGGTCGACATCTACTGGATGCTGCTCTTCGGCGTCGTCGGGTATTTCATGAAAACCTACGGCTTTCCCGTGGGGCCCGTCATTCTGGGCGTAATCCTCGGGCCGATGATGGATGCGAACTACCGCAGGGCGATGATCGGCGCGCGCGGCGACGTGGGAACCTTCCTCTGGGATTTCCTGTCGCATCCGATCTCGCTGGTCCTGACCGTCGCATTTCTCACGATGCTGGTGTCGCAAACGCCGCTGTGGCGTTTCGCCCGCTCTCGCCTGCGGCATCAAAATGCCTGA